A single genomic interval of Penaeus monodon isolate SGIC_2016 chromosome 30, NSTDA_Pmon_1, whole genome shotgun sequence harbors:
- the LOC119592357 gene encoding putative lysozyme-like protein, producing the protein MYSDVGNIPPPPLYQLPNSGLAVQPLPLESVSQQYAPPQTQVIQLQLSQPSTSYSAPSPQPQDTYFAPTGPQASNAGSGGLISFGPADAVSGPGAGYAAPAISQPSSGYSAPAVSQPSSDYSAPAVPAQSYSAPGLGSSGSLGSSGPFGGSGSFGGSGSFGGSGSFGSLGGGGSGLGQSYSAPTGPSQSYDVPSVPSQSYDTPSVPSQSYDTPSVPSQS; encoded by the exons atgtatt CCGACGTGGGCAACatcccgccgccgccgctgtaCCAACTGCCGAACAGCGGCCTGGCGGTGCAGCCTCTCCCCCTGGAGTCTGTCTCGCAACAGTACGCGCCCCCGCAGACCCAGGTCATTCAGCTACAGCTCTCGCAGCCGAGCACGAGTTACAGCGCCCCCTCGCCGCAACCCCAAGATACGTACTTCGCCCCCACCGGCCCCCAGGCGAGCAACGCCGGCTCCGGAGGCCTGATCAGCTTCGGGCCCGCTGATGCCGTGAGCGGGCCAGGTGCTGGATACGCGGCGCCAGCTATAAGCCAGCCCTCTAGTGGTTATTCCGCGCCAGCTGTGAGCCAGCCCTCTAGTGATTATTCCGCGCCAGCTGTGCCTGCACAATCTTACAGTGCGCCAGGCTTAGGCAGCTCGGGTTCCTTGGGAAGCTCCGGTCCTTTCGGAGGATCCGGTTCCTTCGGAGGATCCGGCTCCTTCGGGGGATCCGGTTCTTTTGGTAGCTTAGGCGGCGGAGGCAGCGGCCTCGGCCAGAGTTACAGCGCCCCAACTGGTCCCAGTCAATCTTACGATGTGCCATCTGTTCCTAGTCAGTCTTACGACACGCCGTCTGTCCCAAGCCAGTCATATGACACGCCATCTGTCCCCAGTCAATCTTAG